From a region of the Zingiber officinale cultivar Zhangliang chromosome 4B, Zo_v1.1, whole genome shotgun sequence genome:
- the LOC121978215 gene encoding B3 domain-containing protein Os03g0120900-like, translated as MERMIPFASASSSSSTPWSASSSSSSSSAVGAAAAAPVVELEHMFDKVVTPSDVGKLNRLVIPKHYAEKYFPLDPSTAAEGVLLRFEECLAGVAASSAVGGKQWLFRYSYWNSSQSYVITKGWSRFVKDKQLDTGDTVSFSRADSGLRLFIDWSPRRPPQQIRGRFPPIPRSVMAQWVGLFRPAGQLPSAYNHRGTWYSYYHSRPGGGLGPPTPPPPPPLQQLGIRTASQAERKRVRLFGVDLECSESETSPPADPPALPKPPPGRG; from the coding sequence ATGGAGAGAATGATCCCCTTCGCTTCGGCTTCTTCCTCATCCTCCACGCCTTGGTCagcgtcctcctcctcctcctcttcctcggcTGTGGGGGCGGCCGCGGCGGCCCCTGTGGTGGAGTTGGAGCACATGTTCGACAAGGTGGTTACACCCAGCGACGTCGGGAAGCTGAACCGCCTCGTGATCCCCAAGCACTACGCCGAGAAGTACTTCCCCCTCGACCCCTCGACTGCCGCTGAGGGGGTGCTGCTCCGCTTCGAGGAGTGCCTAGCCGGCGTCGCAGCCTCTTCTGCCGTCGGAGGGAAGCAGTGGCTGTTCAGGTACTCGTACTGGAACAGCAGCCAGAGCTACGTGATCACCAAGGGCTGGAGTCGGTTCGTGAAGGACAAGCAGCTCGACACTGGCGATACCGTCTCCTTCAGCCGCGCGGATTCCGGCCTCCGCCTCTTCATCGACTGGTCCCCGCGGAGGCCACCGCAGCAAATCCGGGGGCGCTTCCCGCCTATCCCTCGCTCAGTGATGGCGCAGTGGGTGGGGCTTTTCCGGCCCGCTGGGCAACTGCCATCGGCCTACAACCACCGAGGAACGTGGTACTCGTATTACCATTCGCGGCCAGGAGGAGGCCTGGGGCCGCCGACGCCACCGCCGCCACCGCCCCTGCAGCAACTCGGAATCAGAACGGCGAGTCAGGCGGAGCGGAAGCGAGTCAGACTGTTCGGCGTTGACTTGGAGTGCTCCGAGTCAGAGACCTCTCCTCCTGCAGATCCGCCGGCGCTGCCTAAACCCCCTCCGGGCAGAGGATGA